In the Puntigrus tetrazona isolate hp1 chromosome 9, ASM1883169v1, whole genome shotgun sequence genome, one interval contains:
- the kctd4 gene encoding BTB/POZ domain-containing protein KCTD4, which yields MEWNLRRMESELRQINPDLLQPSKSFKKPSSGTITINVGGYLYAAQRQTLAKHPGSLLEEMVTGKKPVVHVDSMGNTFIDRDGPIFRHVLNFLRLGELVLPDDFKEAELLRREADFYRLSELAQALQDWEQQQATQREPAFLEVTDSHERSQGLRVYCSDHGFIEKVKNRLVQISKSRLDGFPEEFEVSSNIIQFRHFIKSEQGSRLVLKQDSTFLCTLECLKLETVMLALKGGFRLLTSLDSSRGSVVQCEALHFVK from the coding sequence ATGGAATGGAACCTCAGAAGGATGGAGAGTGAACTGAGACAGATCAATCCGGACTTGCTGCAGCCCAGCAAGAGCTTCAAGAAACCTTCCTCCGGCACCATCACCATCAATGTGGGGGGCTACCTGTACGCCGCGCAGCGCCAGACCCTGGCCAAGCACCCCGGCTCCCTGCTGGAGGAGATGGTGACGGGGAAGAAGCCCGTGGTGCACGTGGACTCCATGGGCAACACCTTCATCGACCGCGACGGGCCCATCTTCCGGCACGTGTTGAACTTCTTGCGCCTGGGCGAGCTGGTGCTGCCCGACGACTTCAAGGAAGCCGAGCTGCTCCGGCGCGAGGCCGACTTCTACCGGCTGAGCGAGCTGGCCCAAGCCCTGCAGGactgggagcagcagcaggcCACGCAGCGCGAGCCCGCCTTCCTGGAGGTGACGGACAGCCACGAGCGCTCGCAGGGTCTGAGGGTCTACTGCAGCGACCACGGCTTCATCGAGAAGGTGAAGAACCGCCTGGTGCAGATCTCCAAGAGCCGCCTGGACGGCTTCCCGGAGGAGTTCGAGGTGTCGTCCAACATCATCCAGTTCCGGCACTTCATCAAGTCGGAGCAGGGCTCTCGGCTTGTGCTGAAGCAGGACAGCACGTTTTTGTGTACGCTGGAGTGCCTGAAGCTGGAGACGGTGATGCTCGCGCTCAAAGGAGGCTTCCGCCTGCTCACCAGCCTGGACAGCAGCCGTGGATCGGTGGTTCAGTGCGAGGCTCTGCATTTTGTCAAGTGA